The sequence GTGGCTGACAGCCAGGGCGATCAGCGCCTGCTGGGCGGGAAGCTTTAGCGTATGGGGGGCAACCCCCCATACCAGAAGACTGATCCCGATGCTGGCGGTTGCTCCGCCCAGATGAGTCAGATAGAAAAGCCAGAAATTCAGATAGCGGTTGTGCAGCCGGCCATTGATCCAATGAAAGAGACGCCGCTCTGCAGTAAGCAGTTTTAACATTTTAGTTCTCATAGTGGTCCCTCCGCTAATAACTGCCGCAGGATTTACGGCGTTAATTAGGATAACCCGCTTTAGCCGGTACAACTAACTTTATCATACTTTTTTGCACGAAACGATTTCAAGAAAAAGGTCGATTTTTCGCGAAAAATGACAGTTTTGACTTGGATGCCTTTAAGCCGTACAATGGTTCAAGCGGACTTCCCACGTTTATATGGTAACAGAGAAAATAATGCGTTTTGTAAAATCTAGAACGCAAGCGAAAAACTCCATATGGACGGCATATACAACAAAGAGGGGAACCGCTAAGGACAAAGGCACATTCCATGCCTGTCGCTTAGAATTGCAACAAAAGGGTCATTTATTACGTTCAAAGGTCAGAAAAAAAGAACCTGAACAAAAAAAGGGGGCATCGTAGGATCATGGCAGATGCAATTTTTGTAACGCTCCAAGTGATCTTGGCGCTGATTGCGGTTTACCAGTTTGGCTTCTCGTTGTTCGGACTGCGCAGGAAGAAGAAGAAAGAGCTTTTCCCGCCGGAAAAGTCATTTGCCGTGCTCGTAGCGGCGCATAACGAAGAACAAGTGGTCGGGGCGCTTATGGAGAACCTGAAGCAGCTGAATTATCCGAAGGAACTATACGACGTGTTCGTAATCTGCGATAACTGTACGGACGGGACGGCCCGCATTGTCCGGGAGCATGGCATGACCGCCTGCGTCCGCACCAACAATAATTTGAGAGGCAAAGGCTACGCAATCGAATGGATGCTGGGGAAACTTTGGGACATGCCGCGCCAGTACGACGCCGTCGTGATGTTCGATGCCGATAATCTGGCCCATACCGACTTCCTGATGGAGATGAACAATGATCTCTGTTCCGGAGCAAAAGTCATTCAGGGCTACATCGACACGAAGAATCCGGAGGATTCCTGGATTACCGCAGCCTATGGCATTTCTTACTGGTATATTAACCGGCTGTGGCAGTTGTCACGCCACAATGTGGGCATGGCCAACTTTCTTGGCGGAACGGGCATGTGCTTTGAAACGAATCTGCTCAAGGAAATGGGCTGGGGAGCAACCAGTCTTGTAGAAGACCTGGAGTTCACCATGCGCAGCGCATCGAAGGGCGTATATCCGGAGTTCAACTACGACGCCAAAGTATTTGACGAGAAGCCACTTACGTTCAAGGCCTCGTCCAGACAGAGGCTTCGCTGGATGCAAGGACATTTTACCGTTGCCCGCCGTTATTTCTTCCCTCTGCTATGGCAGAGTATTAAAGAACGCAGCTTGACTAAGTTTGATCTGGCGCTATACGGTGTCAACGTCTATATTGTCCTGCTCACGTTCCTGATGACCGCAGTGATGTGGATCGACAGCTCGCTGCTGGGCGGTCCGCATATCGCCAACCTGTACGGTTACCTGCCTTTATGGCTGAGCTATATCGCGATTATCGCCAATGTGTTTACTTTTTTCGTATCGATGATTCTTGAAAAGGTAAAGTTCAAAAAGGTATACGCCTATATGCTGCTGTTCCCGATTTACCTGATTTCCTGGTATCCGATTACGTTCTACGCGTTCTTTACGCAAAATAACAAGCAATGGAGCCATACGAAGCACACTCGCGTTGTGCGGCTGGAGGAAGTTCAAAGCAAGCAGGGGTAGAGGCGCGTAACAGGATGTCCATAACGTTGGAAAAAATGGTTGACACCACTAAACTAAATAGTGTATACTATTCGAGTGTGCTAAATTAATTAGAGATTACAAGCAGAAGCACCGGCTTCTCACCTGATCGGCTATCAGCCGGCTGGTTTTGATCTCAATGCTTTATGAATGCTGTTCGTTCATGAACGTTGATCAAACGGGTTGTCGGTAATTCCGGCACCCGTTTTTTATTTGGGTAGAAGCTGTATATTTATTAGCCAATCAGATCCGGAGGTGGAAAGTTATTAGTAAGGACCATATGATCAATGATGAGATTCGGGCGAGAGAAGTCCGTTTGGTTGGCCCGGAGGGAGAACAGATTGGGATTAAACCGATCCGCGAAGCGTTGCAGATGGCAATCGATCTTAATCTGGATTTAGTCAATGTAGCGCCGCAGGCGAAGCCGCCGGTATGCCGCATCATGGATTACGGAAAGTTCCGTTACGAGCAGCAGAAGAAAGAGAAGGAAGCCCGTAAGAACCAGAAGATCGTGGACATCAAGGAAGTTTGGTTCCGCGCTAACATTGAAGAACATGACTATCAGACGAAGTTCCGTAATGTGGTCAAGTTCTTGAATGAAGGCGATAAGGTGAAATGCTCCGTCCGCTTCCGCGGACGCGAAATTACCCACGCGAACATCGGCCAGAAAATTCTGGAGCGCGTCAAGTTGGAAGTGGCCGAGATTTCCGTTGTGGAGCGCCAGCCCAAGCTGGAAGGCCGCAGCATGATTATGATTTTGGCGCCCAAATCATCTTAAACAAGCAGCATAACTATTGAGGAGGAAACACAATGCCTAAAATGAAAACCCACAGCAGCCTGAAAGGCCGCTTTAAAATCACCGGAACGGGTAAAGTAACGCGCTACAAAGCTTACAAAAACCATCTGCTGTCCCACAAGTCCAAGCGCGCTAAGCGGGTTCTGGGAACCAACCCTGAAATGGCTCCCGGCGACGTAAGACGTCTGAAGCAAGGCCTGGCTAACTTGAAATAGTTCTATTACACAATTTTTGGGAGGTTTATTAATATGGCAAGAGTTAAAGGCGGCTTCGTCGTTCGTCGTAAACATAAAAAGGTACTGAAACTGGCAAAAGGCTACTTCGGTTCGAAACACCGCATTTTCAAAACCGCTAAAGAACAAGTAATGAAATCGCTGGTCTACGCATACCGTGACCGTCGTCAAACGAAACGCAACTTCCGCAGACTGTGGATCGTTCGTATTAACGCTGCAGCCCGTCTGAACGGCCTGTCCTACAACAAGCTGGTACATGGCCTGAAGCTGGCTGGAGTGGACATCAACCGCAAAATGCTGGC is a genomic window of Paenibacillus durus ATCC 35681 containing:
- a CDS encoding glycosyltransferase family 2 protein, coding for MADAIFVTLQVILALIAVYQFGFSLFGLRRKKKKELFPPEKSFAVLVAAHNEEQVVGALMENLKQLNYPKELYDVFVICDNCTDGTARIVREHGMTACVRTNNNLRGKGYAIEWMLGKLWDMPRQYDAVVMFDADNLAHTDFLMEMNNDLCSGAKVIQGYIDTKNPEDSWITAAYGISYWYINRLWQLSRHNVGMANFLGGTGMCFETNLLKEMGWGATSLVEDLEFTMRSASKGVYPEFNYDAKVFDEKPLTFKASSRQRLRWMQGHFTVARRYFFPLLWQSIKERSLTKFDLALYGVNVYIVLLTFLMTAVMWIDSSLLGGPHIANLYGYLPLWLSYIAIIANVFTFFVSMILEKVKFKKVYAYMLLFPIYLISWYPITFYAFFTQNNKQWSHTKHTRVVRLEEVQSKQG
- the rplT gene encoding 50S ribosomal protein L20: MARVKGGFVVRRKHKKVLKLAKGYFGSKHRIFKTAKEQVMKSLVYAYRDRRQTKRNFRRLWIVRINAAARLNGLSYNKLVHGLKLAGVDINRKMLADLAVNDLNAFNSLATVAKEKINA
- the infC gene encoding translation initiation factor IF-3, whose protein sequence is MINDEIRAREVRLVGPEGEQIGIKPIREALQMAIDLNLDLVNVAPQAKPPVCRIMDYGKFRYEQQKKEKEARKNQKIVDIKEVWFRANIEEHDYQTKFRNVVKFLNEGDKVKCSVRFRGREITHANIGQKILERVKLEVAEISVVERQPKLEGRSMIMILAPKSS
- the rpmI gene encoding 50S ribosomal protein L35 — its product is MPKMKTHSSLKGRFKITGTGKVTRYKAYKNHLLSHKSKRAKRVLGTNPEMAPGDVRRLKQGLANLK